The proteins below come from a single Stomoxys calcitrans chromosome 1, idStoCalc2.1, whole genome shotgun sequence genomic window:
- the LOC106092441 gene encoding SET domain-containing protein 4, producing MGRTYRCRKQRLKLAAEHEQSKDESFLPDLYKYLSSLQWKNESRLTARNFPLTGRGLCSKQAICGTEPELIRLPIDALLTIKTLEDDEGFREMFDEEKFDKDHKISFQSLMAFYVLYQMALGQESPFKPYLKSLPTYFSTPYFCPIAELQCLPENILERTVEQNRLIKESYKNLKIVLRNAEDFELKYPMAQFRWSYFVVNTRSVYVLGKQIKSDKLYFQNLLSEDYNLALAPFLDLFNHSDLVQTEADVMRHTASKQLEFVLTLANGDGAKIPAYRQIFISYGALSNLKLLTEYGFFLPSNRHDLFEFSLMDIENFLHMEKSFKGRVFHKNKFKFIRDHNLCDQMFVHQHEGVSHNLQVVLHLLFKEESHFPNILNQVAFGSIENLQNVNEEVGLLLKFKVKEYEMYIKSLESLRDLTKSGYIAKMYLQECLRYMDECLLGL from the coding sequence ATGGGACGTACTTATCGTTGTCGCAAACAGCGACTAAAACTAGCTGCAGAACATGAACAGTCTAAAGATGAAAGCTTTCTACCAGATTTATATAAATACCTAAGCTCCTTGCAATGGAAAAATGAAAGTCGTTTGACAGCACGTAATTTCCCTTTAACTGGTCGCGGCCTATGTTCCAAACAAGCTATTTGTGGTACAGAGCCAGAACTTATACGTTTACCCATTGATGCTTTATTGACCATAAAAACCTTGGAAGATGATGAAGGTTTTAGGGAAATGTTTGACGAGGAGAAATTTGATAAAGACCATAAGATTTCTTTTCAATCATTAATGGCATTTTATGTTCTATATCAAATGGCTTTGGGTCAAGAATCCCCGTTCAAGCCTTATTTAAAATCCTTGCCAACATATTTTAGCACACCCtatttttgtcccatagcagaattGCAATGTCTGCCTGAAAATATTTTAGAAAGAACAGTTGAACAGAATCGTTTGATTAAAGAATCgtacaaaaacttgaaaatagtTTTGAGAAATGCAGAAGATTTTGAGTTAAAATATCCAATGGCACAATTTCGCTGGTCGTATTTCGTAGTCAACACACGTAGTGTTTATGTCTTGGGCAAACAAATAAAGTCCGACAAACTGTATTTTCAAAATCTTCTAAGCGAAGATTATAATTTAGCTTTAGCCCCTTTTCTAGATTTATTCAATCATTCAGATTTAGTACAAACCGAAGCTGATGTAATGCGCCATACTGCGAGCAAGCAATTGGAATTTGTTTTAACTCTTGCCAATGGTGATGGTGCCAAAATACCTGCCTAtcggcaaattttcataagctATGGTGCCTTGAGCAATCTTAAGCTGTTAACGGAATATGGCTTCTTTTTGCCTTCGAACCGCCATGATTTGTTTGAGTTTTCCCTCATGGATATTGAAAATTTCCTACATATGGAGAAATCATTTAAAGGCAgggttttccataaaaataaattcaagtTCATAAGGGATCACAATCTGTGCGATCAAATGTTTGTGCACCAGCATGAAGGGGTATCTCATAATTTACAGGTGGTCTTACATTTGCTCTTCAAAGAAGAAAGTCATTTTCCCAACATTTTGAATCAGGTTGCTTTTGGCTCCattgaaaatttacaaaatgtcaatgaagAAGTTGggcttttgttaaaatttaaagtaaaggaATATGAGATGTATATAAAATCCTTGGAATCTTTAAGGGATTTGACAAAGTCAGGATATATTGCAAAAATGTATTTGCAAGAATGTCTGAGGTATATGGACGAATGTTTACTAGGACTTTAG